The following proteins come from a genomic window of Corallococcus sp. NCRR:
- a CDS encoding c-type cytochrome — translation MALLGMAACDDTDPMASQPRAEAFRASAFFEDGRAMRPLVPGTVAQEWRTRGETQGLTAEGGWLQAVPVPLTRQLLEEGRTAYETWCAVCHGLTGDGDAIVARKMPQRRPPGLFVPHDHAKQVVYGVAEGEAPYTGTQAVTARVGPEAFPLPQRVDGWGAVRDTADAGRPEAPVAWTSDAGWPRAWASSHEDPKSLPGSSPRADGGRAAQQAPVSDAEAARARQVALVGPRGLAMEGRLNEPSTTGELPHPPGFYFAVISHGFGVMPAYGPQLTPHERWAVVAYLRALGRSQRAPLTAAPPDVQARLLKEVGAR, via the coding sequence ATGGCGCTGCTCGGGATGGCCGCGTGCGACGACACGGATCCGATGGCGTCCCAGCCGCGAGCGGAGGCGTTTAGGGCGAGCGCGTTCTTCGAGGACGGCCGGGCCATGCGTCCCCTGGTGCCGGGGACGGTGGCGCAGGAGTGGCGCACGCGTGGGGAGACGCAGGGCCTCACGGCGGAGGGGGGCTGGCTTCAGGCCGTGCCGGTGCCGTTGACCCGGCAGCTGCTGGAGGAGGGGCGCACGGCCTATGAGACCTGGTGCGCGGTGTGTCACGGGCTGACGGGAGACGGGGACGCCATCGTGGCCAGGAAGATGCCGCAGCGCCGGCCGCCCGGGCTGTTCGTGCCGCACGACCATGCGAAGCAGGTGGTCTACGGCGTCGCGGAGGGCGAAGCCCCGTACACCGGAACGCAGGCAGTGACCGCCAGGGTGGGACCGGAAGCATTCCCACTGCCCCAGCGGGTGGACGGGTGGGGGGCCGTGAGGGACACGGCCGATGCGGGGCGGCCCGAAGCCCCGGTCGCCTGGACGAGCGATGCGGGCTGGCCCCGGGCATGGGCGTCGTCCCACGAGGACCCGAAGTCGCTGCCGGGCAGCTCGCCACGGGCAGATGGTGGGCGGGCTGCGCAGCAAGCGCCGGTGAGCGACGCGGAAGCGGCACGGGCCCGGCAGGTGGCGCTCGTGGGGCCCCGAGGCCTCGCGATGGAAGGGCGGCTCAACGAGCCCTCCACGACGGGAGAATTGCCGCACCCGCCGGGCTTCTACTTCGCGGTCATCTCCCACGGCTTCGGCGTGATGCCCGCGTACGGCCCACAGCTCACGCCCCATGAACGCTGGGCCGTGGTCGCGTACCTGCGAGCCCTGGGCCGCAGCCAGAGAGCCCCGCTCACCGCCGCGCCGCCCGACGTGCAGGCACGGCTGCTCAAGGAGGTTGGAGCACGATGA
- a CDS encoding DUF3341 domain-containing protein, with protein MSRHWVLGEFASSDALVAALKDLRARGFAPLDAHTPFPVEETFEALGLKRSWLPMLTLGAGLGGAVFAYVTQWFTNAVDYPLDVGGRPLHSVPTNLPITFELGVLSAALMVVGALMLLFGFPHVTHPVFDVESFRSASVDGFWASVVVDDEDASKVEAALRELGARQVSVVAEGAR; from the coding sequence ATGAGCCGCCACTGGGTGCTGGGGGAGTTCGCGTCCAGCGACGCGCTGGTGGCCGCGCTGAAGGACCTGCGGGCGAGGGGCTTCGCGCCGCTGGACGCGCACACGCCGTTCCCGGTGGAGGAGACGTTCGAGGCGCTGGGGCTGAAGCGCTCGTGGTTGCCGATGCTGACCCTGGGGGCGGGGCTGGGAGGAGCGGTGTTCGCGTACGTGACCCAGTGGTTCACGAACGCGGTGGACTATCCGTTGGACGTGGGAGGCCGGCCGCTGCACAGCGTGCCCACGAACCTGCCCATCACGTTCGAGCTGGGTGTGTTGAGCGCGGCGCTGATGGTCGTCGGCGCGCTGATGCTGCTCTTCGGCTTCCCGCACGTGACGCACCCGGTGTTCGACGTGGAGTCCTTCCGCAGCGCGTCCGTGGACGGCTTCTGGGCGAGCGTGGTGGTGGACGACGAGGACGCGTCGAAGGTGGAGGCGGCGCTGCGCGAGCTGGGCGCGCGGCAGGTGTCGGTGGTGGCGGAGGGGGCGCGATGA
- the nrfD gene encoding NrfD/PsrC family molybdoenzyme membrane anchor subunit, with product MSTADPQVPAPGDPLTEHPLLEGRHSDRAYSESLLAFVHRPAGRTWWALLGLGLAGTAVLAVAVGVTLFVGVGTWGNNIPVAWAFGITNFVWWIGIGHAGTLISAILLLFQEKWRGSINRFAEAMTLFAVTCAGLFPLLHLGRPWKFYWLVPYPSSLRAWPQFRSPLTWDIAAVGTYLTVSLLFWFVGLIPDLATARDTARTPRARFWYGLASLGWRGSARHWRQWRTGYLLLAGLATPLVVSVHTIVSFDFAVAQLPGWHTTIFPPYFVAGAVFSGFALVLTLLIPARKALGIEHVVTPLHLDNMAKVLLATGWMVAYGYIQEHFFAWFSANPFEMHATEAEFSGPYAPLFWMQVFCNVGVPQLFWFSRLRTNVAVLWVAALLINVGMWTERFLIVVASLSMDFLPSSWAAYRPTWVDWSLLGGTVAFFGTAFLLFLKFVPAVSVSEMKELQREVDASLQFRREQGPPPGGAP from the coding sequence ATGAGCACGGCCGACCCGCAGGTGCCCGCGCCCGGGGATCCGCTCACCGAGCATCCGCTGCTGGAGGGGCGCCACTCCGACCGGGCCTACAGCGAGTCGCTGCTGGCCTTCGTGCACCGCCCCGCGGGCCGGACCTGGTGGGCGCTCCTGGGGCTGGGGCTGGCGGGGACCGCGGTGCTGGCGGTGGCGGTGGGGGTCACGCTCTTCGTGGGCGTGGGGACGTGGGGCAACAACATCCCGGTGGCGTGGGCGTTCGGCATCACCAACTTCGTGTGGTGGATTGGGATTGGCCACGCGGGGACGCTCATCAGCGCCATCCTGCTGCTGTTCCAGGAGAAGTGGCGCGGCTCCATCAACCGCTTCGCGGAGGCCATGACGCTCTTCGCGGTGACGTGCGCGGGGCTCTTCCCGCTGCTGCACCTGGGGCGGCCGTGGAAGTTCTACTGGCTGGTGCCGTATCCCAGCAGCCTGCGGGCGTGGCCGCAGTTCCGCTCGCCGCTGACGTGGGACATCGCGGCGGTGGGGACGTACCTCACGGTGTCGCTGCTGTTCTGGTTCGTGGGGCTCATTCCGGACCTGGCCACGGCGCGCGATACAGCGAGGACGCCCCGGGCGCGCTTCTGGTACGGGCTGGCGAGCCTGGGGTGGCGGGGCTCGGCGCGGCACTGGCGGCAGTGGCGCACGGGCTACCTGCTGCTGGCGGGGCTGGCCACGCCGCTGGTGGTGAGCGTGCACACCATCGTGTCCTTCGACTTCGCGGTGGCGCAGCTGCCGGGCTGGCACACGACCATCTTCCCGCCGTACTTCGTCGCGGGCGCGGTGTTCAGCGGCTTCGCGCTGGTGCTCACGCTGTTGATTCCGGCGCGCAAGGCGCTGGGCATCGAGCACGTGGTGACGCCGCTGCACCTGGACAACATGGCGAAGGTGCTGCTGGCCACGGGCTGGATGGTGGCCTACGGCTACATCCAGGAGCACTTCTTCGCCTGGTTCAGCGCGAACCCCTTCGAGATGCACGCCACGGAGGCCGAGTTCTCCGGGCCGTACGCGCCGCTGTTCTGGATGCAGGTGTTCTGCAACGTGGGGGTGCCGCAGCTGTTCTGGTTCTCCCGGCTGCGCACGAACGTGGCGGTGCTGTGGGTGGCGGCGCTGCTCATCAACGTGGGGATGTGGACGGAGCGCTTCCTCATCGTGGTGGCGTCGCTGAGCATGGACTTCCTGCCGTCGTCCTGGGCGGCGTACCGGCCCACGTGGGTGGACTGGAGCCTGCTGGGCGGCACGGTGGCGTTCTTCGGCACGGCGTTCCTGCTGTTCCTCAAGTTCGTGCCGGCCGTGTCCGTGAGCGAGATGAAGGAGCTCCAGCGTGAGGTGGACGCGTCGCTCCAGTTCCGGCGCGAGCAGGGCCCTCCGCCAGGCGGTGCGCCATGA
- a CDS encoding TAT-variant-translocated molybdopterin oxidoreductase has product MPLLTDPARTEALDTPGADGTEPVRAWRSLEEWHAGGPGREALSREHPPGAMLPPEGVARRTFLQAAAASLAAAGFSGCFRQPPEKILPYSTPPEGLTPGVPLHFATGLEWSGRTVGLVVESHEGRPTKVEGNPLHPASLGAAGIFEQASLLGLYDPARAKAARLQGVEAAWSTVRDALRKHAGREDQGAGLRFLVEPTSSPLVQALYARIQERFPSARIIPCGVALADGRREGTRLAYGRVLDVVHDVGRAVVVAVDDDFLATTHPGHLRAARDFVNARKPDAMNRLWVAESTLSITGGFADERLRMRPSQGVALMLALAEAVGNGGDGSTLASGLASLRVPPTALTEAQRAWVRGAARDLLAHRGQGRVTVGPRQPPLVHELAFAMDEALGNTPRLLEPVALPDGGPEALTSLLGEMRGGRVDTLIITAWNPAWTAMVEADFARHLERVPFRLYHGLHEDETAALCPSFVPGTHPFESWRDGRAPDGTASVLQPLIAPLFPGAVSEVELLSVFAGVESRSPYELLKSLWRERAGSPPDFEARWETWLADGVIPETQAPPARAVLNEAEVIRDAREVAGLEFSRPIGAMPDRRAEARASHLREAPEGLELSLVLDSRLYDGRFAGNAWLQELPDPVTKLTWDNAALLSPATARALSLEKGDVARIELLSQAVEVPVLVLPGQPDDTVTLALGHGRERVGPVGQGVGVNANALRIPYWPWGGTTVSLARTGRHHALALTQEHWSMEGRQLALQLPQASFRAKPQALRSLQEDGERLYPPNTLLKSDRHQWAMAIDLHRCTGCSACMVACQSENNVPVVGRDGVLRSREMHWLRIDRYFLGDPDDPGFITQPVACVHCEAAPCEYVCPVNATVHSDEGLNQMVYNRCIGTRYCSNNCPYKVRRFNYLEYQRREPLARLRQNPDVTVRSRGVMEKCTYCVQRIERARTVARAAQRDVRDGEVRTACQQACPTEAITFGDLLAPESRVRREHEDPRHYKLLNTLGTRPRTVHLVRLKNPAPEGGA; this is encoded by the coding sequence ATGCCACTTCTGACCGACCCCGCACGGACGGAGGCCCTCGACACGCCCGGCGCTGACGGGACGGAGCCGGTGCGCGCGTGGCGCAGCCTGGAGGAGTGGCACGCGGGAGGGCCCGGACGTGAAGCCCTGTCACGCGAACATCCTCCCGGCGCGATGCTCCCGCCCGAGGGCGTGGCGCGGCGCACCTTCCTGCAAGCCGCGGCGGCGTCACTGGCGGCCGCGGGTTTCAGCGGGTGCTTCCGTCAGCCGCCGGAGAAGATCCTCCCGTATTCGACGCCGCCAGAGGGGCTGACGCCCGGTGTGCCGCTGCACTTCGCCACGGGGCTGGAGTGGAGCGGGCGCACGGTGGGGCTGGTGGTGGAGAGCCACGAGGGGCGGCCCACGAAGGTGGAGGGCAACCCGTTGCATCCGGCGAGCCTGGGCGCGGCGGGCATCTTCGAGCAGGCGTCGCTGCTGGGGCTCTACGACCCCGCGAGAGCGAAGGCCGCGCGGCTGCAAGGCGTGGAGGCCGCGTGGAGCACCGTGCGGGATGCCCTGCGAAAGCACGCCGGGCGCGAAGACCAGGGCGCGGGGCTGCGCTTCCTGGTGGAGCCCACGAGCAGCCCGCTGGTGCAGGCGCTGTACGCGCGCATCCAGGAGCGCTTCCCGTCCGCGCGCATCATCCCCTGCGGCGTGGCCCTGGCGGACGGGCGCCGCGAGGGCACGCGGCTGGCATACGGCAGGGTGCTGGACGTGGTGCACGACGTGGGGCGCGCGGTGGTGGTGGCGGTGGACGACGACTTCCTCGCGACCACGCACCCCGGGCACCTGCGCGCGGCGCGGGACTTCGTGAACGCGCGGAAGCCGGACGCGATGAACCGGCTGTGGGTGGCGGAGAGCACGCTGAGCATCACGGGCGGCTTCGCCGACGAACGGCTGCGGATGCGGCCGTCGCAGGGCGTCGCGCTGATGCTCGCGCTGGCGGAGGCGGTGGGGAACGGAGGGGACGGGAGCACGTTGGCCTCGGGGCTCGCGAGCCTGCGCGTCCCACCGACCGCGCTCACGGAGGCGCAGCGCGCCTGGGTGCGCGGCGCGGCGAGGGACCTGCTCGCGCACCGGGGGCAGGGGCGGGTGACGGTGGGCCCGCGCCAGCCGCCGCTGGTGCATGAGCTGGCGTTCGCGATGGACGAGGCGCTGGGCAACACGCCCCGGCTGCTCGAACCCGTGGCGCTCCCGGACGGAGGCCCGGAGGCGCTGACCTCGCTTCTGGGAGAGATGCGCGGGGGGCGGGTGGACACGCTGATCATCACGGCGTGGAACCCGGCCTGGACGGCGATGGTGGAAGCGGACTTCGCGCGCCACCTGGAGCGCGTCCCCTTCCGCCTGTACCACGGCCTCCACGAGGACGAGACGGCGGCGCTCTGTCCCTCCTTCGTTCCCGGGACGCACCCCTTCGAGTCCTGGCGCGACGGCCGCGCACCCGACGGCACCGCGTCCGTGCTGCAACCGCTCATCGCGCCCCTGTTCCCTGGAGCGGTCTCCGAGGTGGAGCTCCTGTCCGTCTTCGCGGGCGTGGAGTCGCGCAGCCCCTACGAGCTGCTCAAGTCCCTGTGGCGGGAACGCGCGGGCTCACCGCCGGACTTCGAGGCGCGCTGGGAGACGTGGCTCGCGGACGGCGTCATCCCGGAGACCCAGGCCCCGCCCGCGCGGGCCGTGCTGAACGAAGCCGAGGTGATTCGCGACGCGCGGGAGGTCGCGGGGTTGGAGTTCTCCCGGCCCATCGGGGCGATGCCGGACCGCCGGGCAGAGGCCCGCGCCAGCCACCTGCGGGAAGCCCCCGAGGGCCTGGAGCTGTCCCTGGTGCTGGACTCGCGGCTGTACGACGGCCGCTTCGCGGGCAACGCGTGGCTCCAGGAGCTGCCCGACCCGGTGACGAAGCTCACCTGGGACAACGCGGCGCTGCTCTCCCCGGCCACCGCGAGGGCCCTGTCGCTGGAGAAGGGCGACGTCGCGCGCATCGAGCTGCTGAGCCAGGCGGTGGAGGTGCCCGTGCTGGTGCTGCCCGGTCAGCCGGACGACACGGTGACGCTGGCGCTGGGCCACGGCCGCGAGCGCGTCGGGCCCGTGGGCCAGGGCGTGGGCGTCAACGCGAACGCGCTGCGGATCCCATACTGGCCGTGGGGCGGCACCACCGTGAGCCTCGCCCGCACGGGCCGCCATCACGCGCTGGCGCTCACGCAGGAACACTGGAGCATGGAGGGCCGCCAGCTGGCGCTCCAGCTCCCGCAGGCGTCCTTCCGCGCGAAGCCCCAGGCGCTCCGCTCGCTCCAGGAGGACGGTGAGCGGCTCTACCCGCCCAACACGCTCTTGAAGAGCGACCGCCACCAGTGGGCCATGGCCATCGACCTGCACCGGTGCACGGGGTGCAGCGCGTGCATGGTGGCCTGCCAGTCGGAGAACAACGTGCCGGTGGTGGGGCGCGACGGGGTGCTGCGCAGCCGGGAGATGCACTGGCTGCGAATCGACCGGTACTTCCTGGGCGACCCGGACGACCCGGGCTTCATCACCCAGCCCGTGGCGTGCGTGCACTGCGAGGCCGCGCCCTGTGAATACGTGTGCCCGGTGAACGCCACCGTCCACTCGGACGAGGGCCTCAACCAGATGGTCTACAACCGCTGCATCGGCACGCGGTACTGCTCCAACAACTGCCCCTACAAGGTCCGCCGCTTCAACTACCTGGAGTACCAGCGGCGGGAGCCCCTCGCGCGGCTGCGCCAGAACCCGGACGTGACGGTGCGCTCGCGCGGGGTGATGGAGAAGTGCACGTACTGCGTGCAGCGCATCGAACGGGCCCGCACCGTCGCGCGCGCGGCGCAACGGGACGTGCGTGACGGCGAGGTCCGCACCGCCTGCCAGCAGGCCTGTCCCACGGAGGCCATCACCTTCGGGGACCTGCTCGCGCCGGAGTCGCGCGTGCGCCGCGAGCACGAGGACCCGAGGCACTACAAGCTGCTCAACACGCTGGGCACCCGGCCGCGCACGGTGCACCTGGTCCGCCTGAAGAACCCGGCGCCGGAGGGAGGCGCATGA
- a CDS encoding cytochrome c3 family protein encodes MAPLFRPGTDSVLRAFIALALGVPAVALAGLLLLARNPLGRGSFTPHEQPLPFDHRHHVGDEGIPCGYCHEGAWRSPVAGVPPTQRCLGCHAQVWNESARLEPVRASGFDGAPLPWNRVHALPDYVWFSHQIHVNKGVGCVTCHGRVDTMPAVQQVAPLTMGWCLDCHRDPTPWLRPVSEVANLTWRPQGDPRETGRAVQAALDVNPRTDCNTCHF; translated from the coding sequence ATGGCTCCGCTGTTCCGCCCGGGGACCGACTCGGTGCTGCGGGCGTTCATCGCCCTGGCCCTGGGTGTGCCCGCGGTGGCGCTGGCGGGCCTGCTGTTGCTCGCGCGCAACCCGCTGGGGCGGGGCTCGTTCACGCCTCATGAGCAGCCCCTTCCCTTCGACCACCGCCACCACGTGGGCGACGAGGGCATCCCCTGCGGCTACTGCCATGAGGGCGCGTGGCGCTCACCGGTGGCGGGAGTGCCGCCCACGCAGCGCTGCCTGGGGTGCCACGCGCAGGTGTGGAACGAGAGCGCCCGGCTGGAGCCGGTGCGCGCCAGCGGCTTCGACGGCGCGCCGCTGCCGTGGAACCGGGTGCACGCGCTGCCGGACTACGTCTGGTTCAGCCATCAAATCCACGTGAACAAGGGCGTGGGCTGCGTCACCTGCCACGGCCGCGTGGACACCATGCCGGCGGTGCAGCAGGTGGCGCCGCTCACCATGGGCTGGTGCCTGGACTGTCACCGCGACCCGACGCCGTGGCTGCGACCCGTGTCCGAGGTCGCGAACCTCACGTGGCGTCCCCAAGGAGACCCGAGGGAGACGGGCCGCGCGGTGCAGGCCGCGCTCGACGTGAACCCGAGGACGGATTGCAACACATGCCACTTCTGA
- a CDS encoding FAD-dependent monooxygenase, whose protein sequence is MVYDVIIAGAGPVGLFLACELRLAKCSVLVLEQAEDPHSPLKRLPFGRRGLWGPSIEAFYRRGLLEPIASAVPGPPRPASMASGAPSRGPAGHFAGIALDSSNIDSSRWTYRLPGPADTQLGSETEHLERVLTAHALSLGVELQRGQGVEGFEVSTDEVTVHAGTQRLRARWLVGCDGGRSTVRKQGGFEFVGTEPEFTGYSIHAELADPEKLRPGRHYTPAGMYNQGQPGVIALADFDGGAFHRTQPLTLEHVQAVLRRVSCTDVTLKALHVATTWTDRAYQATTYRKGRVLLAGDAAHIHSPLGGQGLNLGLGDAMNLGWKLAATLRGDAPEGLLDSYTPERHPVGASILDWSRAQVALMRPQRASRALEAILRDLIDTRDGATYFAERVWGVSLRYDLGGEHPWVGRSCPDFELEDGTRLGALLRDGTGVLLDFDRQASLQALEGLWGETVRYVASDARDRLGLSALLVRPDGFVAWASETTPHPEEVTRAAARWFASRAR, encoded by the coding sequence ATGGTCTACGACGTGATCATCGCGGGGGCCGGCCCGGTCGGCCTGTTCCTCGCCTGCGAGCTGCGGCTCGCGAAATGCTCCGTGCTGGTGCTGGAACAAGCGGAGGATCCGCACTCGCCCTTGAAGCGGCTCCCGTTCGGACGGAGAGGACTCTGGGGCCCCAGCATCGAAGCGTTCTACCGGCGCGGACTGCTGGAGCCGATTGCATCCGCGGTCCCTGGCCCGCCGAGGCCCGCGTCCATGGCCTCCGGAGCACCGTCTCGCGGGCCGGCCGGACACTTCGCGGGCATCGCGCTCGACTCCAGCAACATCGACTCGTCGCGGTGGACGTACCGGCTCCCGGGCCCGGCGGACACCCAGTTGGGGAGCGAAACGGAGCATCTCGAGCGCGTCCTCACCGCGCATGCGCTCTCCCTCGGAGTGGAGCTCCAGCGCGGCCAGGGGGTCGAAGGCTTCGAGGTTTCGACCGACGAAGTCACCGTCCATGCCGGCACCCAGCGCCTTCGCGCGCGTTGGCTCGTGGGGTGCGACGGCGGACGCAGCACCGTGCGCAAGCAAGGGGGCTTCGAGTTCGTGGGGACCGAGCCGGAGTTCACCGGCTATTCGATCCACGCCGAGCTCGCGGACCCGGAGAAGCTCCGCCCGGGCCGTCACTACACGCCGGCTGGGATGTACAACCAGGGGCAGCCCGGGGTCATCGCGCTGGCCGACTTCGACGGCGGCGCCTTCCACCGCACCCAACCGCTCACGCTCGAGCACGTGCAAGCCGTCTTGAGGCGCGTGTCCTGCACGGACGTGACCCTCAAGGCGTTGCACGTCGCCACGACCTGGACCGACCGCGCGTACCAGGCGACGACCTACCGCAAGGGACGGGTGCTGCTGGCGGGCGACGCCGCGCACATCCATTCACCGCTGGGCGGCCAGGGCCTGAACCTCGGGCTGGGAGACGCCATGAACCTCGGGTGGAAGCTCGCCGCGACCCTCCGAGGCGATGCCCCCGAGGGTCTGCTCGACAGCTACACCCCGGAGCGGCACCCGGTTGGAGCGAGCATCCTCGACTGGTCGCGCGCCCAGGTGGCTTTGATGCGCCCCCAACGCGCGTCCCGCGCGCTCGAAGCCATCCTGCGCGACCTCATCGACACGCGCGACGGCGCGACCTACTTCGCTGAGCGCGTCTGGGGGGTGTCCCTGCGCTACGACCTGGGCGGGGAACACCCGTGGGTGGGCCGCAGCTGCCCGGACTTCGAATTGGAGGACGGGACGCGGCTCGGCGCCCTGCTCCGGGATGGAACGGGTGTGCTGTTGGACTTCGACCGCCAGGCGTCGCTCCAGGCGCTGGAGGGCCTCTGGGGCGAAACGGTCCGGTACGTGGCCAGCGACGCCAGGGACCGTCTGGGATTGAGCGCGCTGCTCGTGCGTCCGGATGGGTTCGTCGCCTGGGCGAGCGAGACGACCCCGCATCCCGAGGAGGTCACCCGCGCCGCGGCGAGGTGGTTCGCGAGCCGCGCGCGCTGA
- a CDS encoding protein kinase has product MSVLPFARRLPAFAPLHPLGRGPLGEWVSLVWPLEQDAVDARPLVVKTFLLASGLAPETRRPLEDALARAVPLRHPGIARLHGFQVDVRDTLTVVSDYVPGCSLATARRRVLGRGGRPSEAFVCHVGAEVAGALQAAHGARVVHGDVRAHRIRVGPRGEVTLTDFGLKSARALLRRFTSPSRPDGVGLPEREDAADSPVEAREDLRALGRVLLELVSGNTAVPEDAAGVDAALGGVSPALRDVLRGVLLDARGADSAVALQAALRDCMERGVECHGRDAVVRELAALPGSGPLSPVDVYVGAASVMAASVPVRGRTLPS; this is encoded by the coding sequence ATGTCCGTGCTTCCGTTCGCTCGCCGGCTGCCCGCGTTCGCCCCCCTGCATCCGCTGGGGAGGGGCCCGCTGGGCGAGTGGGTGTCCCTGGTTTGGCCGCTGGAGCAGGACGCGGTGGACGCGCGCCCGCTGGTGGTGAAGACGTTCCTGCTGGCGTCGGGGCTGGCGCCGGAGACGCGGCGTCCGTTGGAGGACGCGCTGGCGCGGGCGGTGCCGCTGCGGCATCCGGGCATCGCCAGGCTCCATGGCTTCCAGGTGGACGTGCGCGACACGCTGACGGTGGTGTCGGACTACGTCCCGGGCTGCTCGCTGGCCACGGCGCGCCGGCGGGTGCTGGGGCGGGGTGGACGGCCGTCGGAAGCGTTCGTGTGTCACGTGGGCGCGGAGGTGGCGGGAGCGCTCCAGGCCGCGCATGGCGCGCGCGTGGTGCACGGGGACGTGCGTGCGCACCGCATCCGCGTGGGACCTCGGGGCGAGGTGACGCTGACGGACTTCGGGCTCAAGTCCGCGCGTGCGCTGCTGCGCCGCTTCACGTCGCCGTCGCGGCCGGACGGGGTGGGGCTGCCCGAGCGCGAGGACGCGGCGGACTCGCCGGTGGAGGCGCGGGAGGACCTGCGCGCGCTGGGGCGGGTGCTGCTGGAGCTGGTGTCCGGGAACACGGCGGTTCCGGAGGACGCGGCCGGAGTGGACGCGGCGCTGGGCGGGGTGTCGCCCGCGCTGCGGGACGTGCTGCGTGGGGTGCTGCTGGATGCGCGCGGGGCGGACTCCGCGGTGGCGCTCCAGGCGGCTCTGCGCGACTGCATGGAGCGCGGCGTGGAGTGCCACGGGCGGGACGCGGTGGTGCGCGAGTTGGCGGCGCTGCCGGGCTCGGGGCCGCTGTCTCCGGTGGACGTGTACGTGGGCGCGGCGTCGGTGATGGCGGCCTCCGTGCCCGTGCGCGGGCGCACGCTGCCGTCCTGA
- a CDS encoding SDR family NAD(P)-dependent oxidoreductase — protein MARHEDLRGQVAIVTGASSGVGWQSALRLAEAGVRLCVTARRQSALERLRMEVLQRGGECLVCDGDVTVAEDVERVVRECVAHYGRVDLLVNAAAVQSYGYFDQLPWEHITRVFDVSCFGYFRFARAVLPHFRKQGHGHLLNVQSMLAAGAAPLLSAYASAKHATLGWAQALEMELAGTGIHVSNVMVPSVSTPMFDHAPTMLGKKPVPVPPTYDVDLVARAVVRLAKRPGRTSVPAFLQGRLMLWLNGVAPSVGKAVLSRFGARMQMTDEPLDRPEGNLFLPVEEGVGPRGSVPPTPAWKRFTATLGLAALTGGVVLGARGLVRAVR, from the coding sequence ATGGCGCGTCACGAGGACTTGAGGGGACAGGTGGCCATCGTCACGGGCGCGTCGAGTGGCGTGGGCTGGCAGTCCGCGCTGCGGCTGGCGGAGGCGGGCGTGCGGTTGTGCGTCACCGCCCGGCGCCAGTCGGCCCTGGAGCGGCTGCGCATGGAGGTGCTCCAGCGCGGCGGTGAGTGCCTGGTGTGTGACGGCGACGTCACGGTGGCCGAGGACGTGGAGCGCGTGGTGCGCGAGTGCGTGGCGCACTACGGCCGCGTGGACCTCCTGGTGAACGCGGCGGCGGTGCAGTCCTACGGCTACTTCGACCAGCTGCCCTGGGAGCACATCACGCGCGTGTTCGACGTGTCGTGCTTCGGCTACTTCCGCTTCGCGCGCGCGGTGCTGCCGCACTTCCGGAAGCAGGGCCACGGCCACCTGCTCAACGTGCAGTCCATGCTGGCGGCGGGGGCCGCGCCGCTCTTGTCCGCGTACGCCTCCGCGAAGCACGCGACGCTGGGGTGGGCGCAGGCGCTGGAGATGGAGCTGGCCGGCACGGGCATCCACGTGTCCAACGTGATGGTGCCCTCCGTGTCCACGCCCATGTTCGACCACGCGCCCACGATGCTGGGGAAGAAGCCCGTGCCGGTGCCGCCCACCTACGATGTGGACCTGGTGGCCCGCGCGGTGGTGCGGCTGGCGAAGCGGCCGGGCCGCACGTCGGTGCCGGCGTTCCTCCAGGGGCGGCTGATGCTGTGGCTCAACGGCGTGGCGCCCTCCGTGGGCAAGGCGGTGCTGTCCCGCTTCGGCGCGCGGATGCAGATGACGGACGAGCCGCTGGACCGGCCCGAGGGCAACCTCTTCCTCCCCGTGGAGGAGGGCGTGGGGCCCCGGGGCAGCGTGCCGCCGACGCCCGCGTGGAAGCGCTTCACCGCGACGCTGGGCCTGGCCGCGCTCACCGGCGGCGTGGTGCTGGGCGCGCGCGGCCTGGTCCGCGCGGTGCGCTGA
- a CDS encoding DUF2378 family protein, with the protein MPAGTLNLPEDVARDLEARLAATGPEETSRGLFFLGVLDAVRFLGGPDAVKRCLAQVDETADFIPMQTYPFPRFLRLSYVAAEQLSPLVGGHDAAQRQIGTQAMLDFLNSMFARDFVQQAGGDPKRLLELMHSGYRTALNFGERSVEWTGPTSGRVIMKRSLMPVPYNEGILQSALEVTGVQDVQVRGQAQSLVDAVYDVSWT; encoded by the coding sequence ATGCCGGCTGGCACGCTGAATCTCCCCGAGGACGTCGCTCGTGACCTGGAAGCCCGTCTGGCCGCGACGGGGCCGGAGGAGACGAGCCGGGGCCTGTTCTTCCTGGGCGTGTTGGACGCGGTGCGCTTTCTGGGCGGACCGGACGCGGTGAAGCGCTGTCTGGCGCAGGTGGACGAGACCGCGGACTTCATCCCCATGCAGACCTATCCGTTCCCGCGCTTCCTGCGGCTGTCCTACGTGGCGGCGGAGCAGCTCTCGCCGCTCGTCGGCGGCCATGACGCGGCCCAGCGGCAGATTGGCACGCAGGCGATGCTGGACTTCCTCAACTCCATGTTCGCGCGCGACTTCGTGCAGCAGGCCGGTGGCGACCCGAAGCGGCTCCTGGAGTTGATGCACTCCGGCTACCGCACGGCGCTGAACTTCGGCGAGCGCTCCGTGGAGTGGACGGGCCCCACGTCGGGCCGGGTCATCATGAAGCGCTCGCTGATGCCGGTGCCCTACAACGAGGGCATCCTCCAGTCCGCGCTGGAGGTGACGGGCGTGCAGGACGTGCAGGTGCGCGGGCAGGCCCAGTCGCTGGTGGACGCCGTCTACGACGTCTCCTGGACGTAG